A region from the Candidatus Tenderia electrophaga genome encodes:
- a CDS encoding tryptophan tryptophylquinone biosynthesis enzyme MauG, protein MKTGALRQKSLTGKIAAALFGMSVVLGVTAANAAPMEPSAEDIKKYLRPMEVPQPKKNLSTPERVELGKFLFFDPRLSGSNFISCATCHNPAMGWSDAQPTAVGHGMDTLDRSTPTILNTAYQRFQFWDGRARTLEQQALGPIVAGGEMAQEMGSLLEELKGIPGYIEMFEAAYPGEGIKEDTIGKAIAAYERTIVSTDAPFDRWLKGVDGAMSKSAIRGFEVFKGKANCTACHDGFNFTDNGFHNIGLPDNADEGRFGIVPVKVLKGAFKTPTLRDVALTAPYMHNGQYATLEEVVEHYNSGGKPTFDNLDPNMKPLNLTKQEKQDLVNFLKALTGDPMQVTVPQLPVK, encoded by the coding sequence ATGAAAACAGGTGCCTTGCGTCAGAAAAGTCTGACAGGGAAAATTGCCGCCGCGCTGTTCGGGATGTCGGTGGTTCTGGGTGTAACCGCCGCCAATGCGGCACCCATGGAACCCAGCGCCGAGGATATCAAGAAATATTTGCGTCCCATGGAAGTGCCGCAACCGAAAAAGAACCTCAGCACACCCGAACGCGTCGAGCTGGGCAAGTTTTTGTTTTTCGATCCGCGCCTGTCCGGTTCCAATTTCATCAGCTGCGCCACCTGCCATAACCCCGCCATGGGTTGGTCGGATGCCCAGCCCACCGCGGTGGGTCACGGTATGGACACCCTCGATCGGTCAACACCGACCATTCTGAATACCGCTTATCAGCGCTTCCAGTTCTGGGACGGTCGGGCGCGCACACTTGAACAACAGGCCCTGGGGCCGATCGTCGCCGGCGGTGAAATGGCTCAGGAAATGGGTTCGCTGCTTGAAGAGCTGAAGGGGATTCCGGGCTATATCGAGATGTTCGAGGCCGCCTATCCGGGTGAGGGCATCAAGGAAGATACCATCGGCAAGGCCATCGCCGCCTACGAACGCACCATCGTGTCAACCGATGCCCCCTTCGATCGCTGGCTGAAAGGGGTGGATGGCGCCATGAGCAAATCCGCTATCCGCGGCTTCGAAGTCTTCAAGGGTAAGGCCAATTGCACCGCCTGCCATGACGGTTTCAATTTCACCGATAACGGCTTTCACAATATCGGCCTGCCCGACAACGCCGACGAAGGCCGTTTTGGCATCGTGCCGGTGAAAGTATTGAAAGGCGCATTCAAGACGCCGACGCTGCGCGATGTAGCGCTGACCGCGCCTTATATGCATAACGGCCAATACGCCACGCTCGAAGAAGTGGTGGAGCACTACAACAGTGGTGGTAAGCCGACCTTCGATAACCTTGATCCGAATATGAAACCGCTTAATCTTACCAAGCAGGAAAAGCAGGATCTGGTGAACTTT